The nucleotide sequence GTAAAATTTTTCTGCAGGAGGAGGCAAGCAGACTCACCCAGACGGGGCATGACTGCCCCCAGGAACTGCTCGTCCTCCTGGTAGTGATTCTCCTGCAGGGCCTCCAGCAGCTTGAGCAGGACATCCTGCGGCACTTTGCACCCCGTCCCCTTCAGCTCGGCGAAGCGGGTCAGGCGGAAATTTTTATCCAACTCGTAGTGCTCCGGATTGAAGGTTTCCCTCACCGACATGGTCGTTTACAAATTCAGGTACGTCGGGCGTGCATGtagaggttaaaaaaaaatatatatatatatatatatatataaaataaaagaaataatAACGGCAGGGACGTgtaggtatatatatatatgtatagatagatatatatatatatgtgtgtgtgtgtgtgtgtgttgcatatATGTTCACTCTCAACGCTTTAAAAAAGATGTCTCTTCTGtcgccctcctcctgctctcCGCCGAACCTGTGGggtgagagagacattgagatggTTAAGGACAGGCTCCTCTGGGCGCCACAGGGTTAAAATGCCGCTTCTTTTATAATTTTGCCGGCGGCtcggaggatttttttttttttggttaacGGTCGCGGTTTAAATTTTTTAACCCTCGATGGTTCCACTCGGTGCCTTACCTTCGATCCGCGCGCGCCTCGGCGGGCAACCCGGGCACCCACAATCCCACGcgcgggctgtgtgtgtgtgtgtgtgtttttggtgggttggggtggggggggggggggggggggtggtgggggaagggtgggtaatagtgaggaggggagggtgggggggtgggaagagggaagAAGGTTCGTGCACGCGCGACGCGGCGGCGCGCGCACCCCCCTCAGTGCACGCGCCAACCCGCCGTCGCTTTGAGTTGGagaggcggtgggtgggtgggggggggaaggggaatggTGGTGAAGCGAGAGCTGGTGCGCACGCGCGCtaagctcctcctcctcctcctcctcctcctcctcccccaaatcGGCCGGCTGACTGTCTTGTCTGTCTGATTGCGCGACGGTGACTCCACcccgcccctcctcctccccccccccccccccccccccctcaccccttcaccccttcAGCTCACTTGACTGGCATGGCAGAGGCGCAGGCGCAGTGAGTGGCAGCCGTCGACTGACTGACTGCCGGAGTTCATGCAGGCGCACAGGCCATTGGTTGACCCCGgggacggagggggagggggagggggagggggaggggagaggagagcgcgcgcgcggtAGGCCCGCCGGCAGCGGCGACCGTAGGTTGTCGGAGCGAGCTCCTGTCACGCGCTTGCTGGGTTCCGTTTGCATTTCAAAAAGCAAAACTCATTCGGCGCCCGGTCGCCGACCGGAGAGGTGGGGTAGGTGTTGTCGCTGCGAACCGTTTCCTTTCTAAATATTctttttaccccccccccccccccttcctgctTTATTTCACCTTGATATTtgtttgcggggggggggggggtggggggagtagcgGGAAAAGAATGCGGCGGGCAGTAATTTTCTTTTGGGGAGGCCTTGGGTGACGGTGCCTTTAAATTAGCCAAATGGCGCCTTTTATTCCCGTCCCCTTTAAGAAGCCATGGCAGGGAAAAATTAAAGGGATTGGCGCAGCTCAATGGTAAGCAGCCCGCCTTTCAACAGGGCGCGATTCTAGGGCAATGGGACCGTTGCTGCGTGTCTCCTTTTTTAATTAAAATACATAACTCAGATGTGTGGGTGCCAGGCgccactttttttttttaaaactcagcaTCTCTCGAGGGTGCCtgcactcttaaagggaatgtcCCTCCGTTCTTGCGGAGAAGATGCTTTATTGTCGGCCCACTTTTTTTCCCTTTGGACTGAAAGCTCCACTACCAAGGCACcctcaaaaaaaaaagcagctttATAGGCTCTATCGATAGAAGTTAGCTGATTAAACTCACTTCGTTTGAAATTTTGCTGTGTTCCAGTTTATGATGTTTTAATTGGAGTGTTGTTTGCTGGCAAAATGCTTCAAATTGTTGAAATTTCAAATGCACCTGTCATGTTCAATGGAAAATTATGCACTGAGATTTGTTGTTTGTGAATCCTGTAGTACTGGTTATTCTGTAATAATACCTTTAATACATAAGTAACTAAATATGCATTTGATTTGGTGATTTAATTCAGTCATTATTTCAAAGGACACCGACGTTGCAATGAGTCAAACTCGGATGACCTGAAATTCTGGTATGTCGAAGTCGTCAACCAATCCCACCAGCGGAATGGCAAATCTCATAAAGTGATGCCCGTGATAAACCGAAATTCCGCACTGGTAACTTTTGGATTTGTTGAACTTGTCTAAGCTTTGTCAAATGACCGTGCCGCCCCAATCAGAGCGGAGTAAGACAAAGTGCGAGAAAAACGCTGGGCAAGCCATCATTTGATCTTGCGATTCCCCTGTGAAAGGCCGTGCAAAACCTGCAGGTATGGATCAACCCGTCAGAAAGTTAAGTGTTGTTGATCGGAGAGAAGGTGAAGTCGATACAGCAAGTGGAAAACCGTGGCGCGAAGTGGAAATTGGACATCGCAAAGGAGTGGGAGATTCCACCATCGTTTGTCCACTATCACGAAACACAAGGTGAACGTCTTGGAACAGTTCAACCAGCAGACATCCTCTCCAGCAAGGAAGAGGATGAGAACGGCTGCCTATCCCGACATTGAAGGAATTCTGCTAACGTGGTTCAAGGCAGCCCAAGCAGAGAATGTTCCCGTCTCCGGTCCAATCCTGCAGGAAAAGGGAGTAGCTCTGGCAAAGAAGCTGGGCTATATGGAGTTTATCTGCAACGACGGATGGCTGGACCATTTTGAGACCGGGCACGGCATAGTCTCCTATGCAGTAAGAGGTGAGGGTGCGGAGGTTACAATAGCAATGACAGATGATTGGCTCCAAGGAGGTCGTGTCCACGTTCTGAATGAGCATGCATCAAGAGACGTTTTTAATCAGGATGAAACCAGACAGTTTTATACTCTTTTGCCAGACTGCTCTTTGATATTTAAAGGTGAAACATATAATGGTGAAAAGCAGAGCAGGGAATGCGTCACTGCTATGGTCTGTGCCAACATCGATGGCATTGAAAAGCTGCCACCACTTGTGATTGGAAAGTCCAAGAAGCCACATTGCTTTTGGAATGTCAAGACACAACCCACACGGTATGAAACTAATAAAACCGCCTGGCTGATCTCCAGAATTTTTGAGGCATGGATCAGGAAAGTGGATAAAACTTATCAGTGAAAGAAAAGGAAGATTGTCATCATTACAATTGCCTCGCACACCCTGACAGTGTTAGCCTCAGGAGTGTCAAGCCAATATTCTTGCCTCCCTAAGCCACAGCCAAGCTCCAACCAATGTATCAGAGGGTGATTAGGAACCTGAAAACCTACTACTGACGGCAGCTGATCTTACAGGTTATCGAAGCAGGAGTTCAATCCAACTGTACTAGAGGCCACCTTCATGATGAAGAAGGCATCACACAGAAGATGGTTACAGAAGCCACATTGCGAACTGCTTCCGCCACACTGGGTTCAAACAGGTTACAACGGCACAAAGTGAGAAAAACGAGGAGGGGCAGGGTGAGGCCAAACAACCGATGACGAGGCACTTTTTGCTCGCCCTGCATGGAAATTCCAGCAGAGACAACCATGGAAACTTGCGTGGACTCAGATGGTGCCAAACGCTGCAGGACGGAATTGACAGATGATGCCATCAGACATTTAGTGCATTCTTCAACCAAGGAGTCCGAAAatgtgaacaaattgaataaaaactttttgATCCACTTACTACTTTTGTGTGTTTTTATTTGGCATTTGAATGTGTTTTTTTGACATAGACCATGTGAATAGGCATATCGGGTTACATAGACGCATTCACATGGGAATGAAGCTCCGCTTAACAAACATTTGTGGGTTAATGCCCTAGGATTCGACATCGGGATTTTACTGTATTTGGCCGGATTAAGACAGCGTTAATACTACACTAAGTATTTAATTCACAATTGTACATGAAAATTGTTTTCTACATTTAACTTTGTGCTGAAAAGCTTTTATATTTTACCGAGTACTTATTTACAATGTGCAGTTAATATAGTaagacatcccaaggtgcttcaccagAGCAACAACTATAATAaccatttttgtcttttttttttgttacacAGGCTATAGAAGGAGAATAAGGAAAGATGACCATAATGATCAGGCAGAAGTTTGGATAAGCAAAGACTTAGGTTGGAAGTTGGGAGGAGCCAGAATAGTAGAATTATCAAGTTTCAAGGTAACAATGAGATTTTCAGCAGCACATGGACTGAGGAAAGAGGGGAAAATGGTTTGATCTAGGAGGTTAAGTGACTTACAttgcctcaatttttaaatttgcaCCTTGGTTTCAAATTCCTTACTGGTTTCGCACATCCATTtctctaacttcctccagacccacaaccttccaagatcCCTCTGCTGCttcaattctggcatcttgcatatccccaattttaattgctccaccattggtggccatgctttcagctgcctggaccctaaactctggaattccctccagaaACCCCTCtgcctttctatctctctttctttaaTACGCCCTTCAAAACTTACCTTTTAGATCAAGTTTTTGTTCCTCTTCTTTAATATTGCCGTATGTGGCTTGACatcaattttgtttgataatgctcctatgaagacCCTTTTGAACATTTCACCATATTAAATTGCTATACAACTGCAAGTTGTTCATATCTTGCTGACATGCTGGATGTGTTTGGAGGAAGTGGAAACACTGATCAATCATGTagtgtcctgggagagagagagactgtgctttTCTCAGTGAAGAAAATGGCTAAGTAGCTACCTCCCCCTTTCTGCTTTGTGGAAGTTTACCAACAGAATTCTTCAGTGCTGTGTCCTACCTAGAAACAAGGGTGTTCAAAAAGGCAGAGGTAAAACACACAAATAATGGCAATCTGAAAAACTGTGCTGAAGGAGAACCATAGGTCAAACATCATCTGACAGAAAAAATAGTTTAATGTTTGGATGGGATTCTTCATCAGACTGATTCTGTTTTTGAAAGATGGCTTGTTCAATGACAATTCCATATGAACAACTGGAATTGTAATGCTTTACATGACTTTTTTACTTGGGATAAAATATGAAACAGTCAACAAATGAGAGAGGGTTGACTGTTACTTTGTCAGTCAGTATTTGAACCATGTACTGATAACCTATAAAGTGTGTAGTATAATAAATAATCTTTAAAAAGTCATCTTGAGCTCACTTGTCTTAACATATGCCTCCTTTATATAAAAATGTAGAGGTGATCTTGGATCACAAATGAATGTCTCTGTCCCTTTCCTTCAACTAACAGCAGCTGTAAGTTGGTCATTTACCCAGCTCAACAATAAATGCTGCACAATGAACTTTGTTTTTCAGAAGTTGTGTTTCTGTACTATCCAAAAATACTCCGTATTCAGGAATAATATAACACTATGAAATCTTAAATAGTCAGGGAAGGGTTCAAATATTTCCTAAAATCAAAACTGGGAAAATGTTGGTGCTGATGGACGGTTGGAAGCAACTTTTAATACATTTCATTCCCTGGAATGCTACTGTCTTTGCTCTGTTTGTACATAAATATATATGTAGAGACCTATCTGTGATCAATAATGCAGTTAAGATAATACTTTCCATCCATATATTTTTCACCTGAAAACATGTCACAGAAACTTATGTCTCAGAACTGTGACCCTCTAATTTGTGTACACCAGATGACACTGTGATGTGTGTtagaaaataaataaatggagCCAATGCCTTCACTTGCCACTTTGCTATTTAAGtggtaggcacacacacacaaacggaaaGGCTTCATTGCTTTCACTCAGTAGCGTGAACTACATTGTGAACTTTAAACAGTCACTGTTGATCACACTTAAGAGCGATTGACTTCTGCAAAAATAATTTGGTGAACCGTTTCTTGGGGAGGGAGATGCAAAATTACATTACACAAGTTATGGTGCAATTTGATGTGTTTTACATGAATCCATTTTTCTTGATTTTCtctttggaatttgctgcctacAAGGATGATGGACACGGAGATGATGAAtgaattcaaaaggaaattgaatgggcacttgagggaaataaacttgctggAATGTTGGAATAGAGCAGGGAGtaactggattgctccacagagagaTGGCTTGGACTCGAAGGGCTAAATGGCAGCCTCCTGTTTCATAATGGCTCCAGCTGTGTTGTAACTATGTGAGAATGGTAGCTTCAGACTACGTGATGCAAATAGATACTGCTTCAAAAAATAATGATCAATTCCTTTAATGATGCAGTACCATGCAGCAGAGTGGAACAATTATGATtctttacaaaaataaaaatacctggaaaaactcagcaggtctggcagcatctgtggcgaagaacacagttaatgtttcaagtccatatgactcttcaacagaactaagtaaaaatagaaaagaggtaaaatataagctggtttaaggggtgggtgggacaggtagagctggataaagggccagtgataggtggagatagccaaaagatgtcatagacaaaaggacaaagaggtgttgaaggtggtgatattatctaagaaatgtgctaagaatagaaagcaggacaagcaaggtacatatagccctagtgggggtgggctgaagggaagggatcgaaataggctaaaaagtagagataaaacaatggatggaaatacatttaaaaataatggaaatagggaaaataaaaatctataaattattgggaaaaaaaagggggtgtggatggaggagagagctcatgattaaaattgttgaactcgatattcagtctggaaggctgtcaagtgcctagtcggaagatgaggtgctgttcttccagtttgcgttgagcttcactggaacaatgcagcaggtcaaggacagacatgtgggcacgagagcagggtggagtgttgaaatggcaagcgacagggaggtctgggtcatgcttgcagacagaccgaaggtgttctgcaaagcggtcatccagtctgtgtttggtctctccaatgtagaggaaactgcattgggagcaatgaatacagtagactaattggggtgagtgcaagtgaaatgctgcttcacttgagaggagtgtttgggcccttggatggtgaggagaggggaagtaaaggggtaggtgtttcaccttctgcggttgcatgggaaggtgccgtgagagggggttgaggtgtagggggtgatggaggagtggaccagggtgtcccggagggaacgatccctgtggaatgtgcCGGGGGGTGGCGGTgaa is from Carcharodon carcharias isolate sCarCar2 chromosome 13, sCarCar2.pri, whole genome shotgun sequence and encodes:
- the LOC121285679 gene encoding tigger transposable element-derived protein 4-like; protein product: MRTAAYPDIEGILLTWFKAAQAENVPVSGPILQEKGVALAKKLGYMEFICNDGWLDHFETGHGIVSYAVRGEGAEVTIAMTDDWLQGGRVHVLNEHASRDVFNQDETRQFYTLLPDCSLIFKGETYNGEKQSRECVTAMVCANIDGIEKLPPLVIGKSKKPHCFWNVKTQPTRYETNKTAWLISRIFEAWIRKVDKTYQ